DNA sequence from the Streptomyces roseifaciens genome:
CACCGCCGCGCACCCCGACGGCTGGGCGGTGCTGCACTGCCAGGCGCGCACCCACGGGGAGCCCTTCGCGCTGGAGGTGGCCGCGCTGCGGCAGCGGCTCGTGGACGTCGTCACCCGGCTGATCACGGAGACGGCCGAGGCCGGCGGCTGCACCGAGCCGCTGCCCGAGGTCGAGGTCGCGGGCCTCGCCCACGCCCTGGTGGGTGCGGCCGAGTCGCTCGCGGGGTGGTCCAACGAGCGTGACGGCACCGGCTCCTGCGAGCGGCAGACGGCGGAGACGCTCATGAACTTCGCCTGGACGGGGCTGGAGAATCTGAGGAACGGGCGGCGCTGGGCGCCCGCCCGTTCCTGACGCCGGCGGAGTCCGGGTGCGGGGCCTGCGGCCCGCTCAGCGCTGCACGCCCTTGCGGCGGCGCGCGGTGAGCACCCCGGCCCCGCCGAGGACGCCCGCCGCCGCCAGCGCGCCGCCGATGAGGGCGGGGTCGGTGTCCGGGCGCTCCTGGGGCGCCTCGCCGGCGGCGACGCCGCCCTTGGGGGGCGTTTTGCCGGTGGCGTCGCCGGTCTTCCCGTGGTCGGCGGTCTTCTTCGCGGTCTTCTCCGCGGCCTTCCCGGTGTTCCCGGTGTTCCCGGCGGCGGTGTCGCGGGCGGCCTCGCCGTTCCTGCTCTTGACGGTGGTCTGGGTGATCAGGCCGGTCTTCCGGTCGAGGGTCACCTTCAGGCCGCCGTCGAGGGTGACGGAGGGGGCGGAGGCGGTGAGCGTGGCGAAGACGAAGCCGTCCGGGCCGGTGACGACGGCCTTGTAGGAGCCGTCGCCGAGCTTGGTGATGACGGCGTACTTGCCGTCCTTCAGCTGCACGGTGCGCCGTGAGCCGCCGGTGTCGCCCTTCCGGGCGTCCTGCTTCGTGTCGTTGCCGGTGTCCCTGGCGGTCTCCTCGGCGGTGTCCTGTCCGGTGTCCGGCCGGGACGGCGCCCCGGAGGTCGCGCCCGGCGTGCCGGCGGTGCCGCCGCCGTCCGCGGCGAGCGCCGCGGTGGGCACGGCGACCGTGCCGGCGAGCACGGCGGTGGCTATGGCGGTACGGAGTGCGGTGCGGGTGCTTCGCGTGGTGTTCATGGCCACGACGCTAAAACGGGCGCAACGGGGCACGTATCGGCAAAACGGGCAGACGGCGGGTGGCCGTAAGGACTAGCGGCGGTCTGGAGGGAGCGGCTCCCGAGGCGTAGATTGCCGCCATTTACCGCCCAGTAGGGAGCCGCACGTGTCCGTACCGCACAGCGTCGCCCCACCCCGCGTCACCTTCGTCGAGGGAGTCGTCCGCGAGGCGTCCCTCCCGCCGCTCGTCCCGCCCGTCTCCCGGGGGTCCCTCGGCGACCTGCCCTTCGACAACGCCGCCGAGGCCCCCGCCGACCCCGTCCTCAGCCGCAAGCAGCCCGACGGCACCTGGCGCGACGTCAGCGCCGCCACCTTCGCGGCCGAGGTGCTCGCCACCGCCAAGGGCCTGATCGCCCACGGGCTGCGGCCCGGCGACCGGCTCGCCATCATGGCCCGCACCCGCTACGAGTGGACGCTCCTGGACTTCGCCGCCTGGGCCGCCGGGCTGGTCACCGTCCCCGTCTACCCCACCTCCTCCGCCGCGCAGGTCCGCTGGATCCTGCACGACTCCGGGGCCGCCGCCTGCGTCGTCGAGGGGCCGGAGCAGGCGCGGCTCGTGGCGGCCGAGCGCAGTGCCCTCCCGGGCCTCGCCCACCTGTGGGAGTTCGACGCGGGCGCCGTTCCCCGCCTGATGGCCGCGGGCCGCGGCCTGCCCGGGACGGCCGTCACCGAGGCCCGCGCCACCCGCGGCCCCGACGACATCGCGACCCTCATCTACACCTCGGGTACCACCGGCCGGCCCAAGGGCTGTGTCCTCACCCACGCCAACTTCTTCACCGAAGTCGACAATTCCACCGAGCTGCTGCACCCCCTCTTCAAGGCCGCCGGCAAGGCGCCCGCCGCCACGCTCCTCTTCCTCCCCCTCTCGCACGTCTTCGGCCGGACCGTCGCCGTCGGCTGTATGCGAGCCCGCGTCCGCGTGGGCCACGCCCCCTCCCTGCGCACCGAGGACCTGCTCGCGGACCTCGCCGGCTTCCGGCCCACCTTCCTGCTCGTGATCCCCTACGTGCTGGAGAAGGTCTACAACACCGGCCGGGCGACCGCCGAGAAGCTGGGCCGCGCCGCCTCCTTCGACCGCGCCGCCCGCGTCGCCCGGCGCTGGGGCGAGGCGGAGGCGGCCCGCCGGCACGGCACCGGCCCGGGTCCCGGCCCGGCGCTGCGCGCGGCCCGCGCCCTGTACGACCCGCTGGTCTACCGCCGGATCCGCGCCGCCCTGGGCGGCGAGGTGCGCTACGTGCTCAGCGGCGGTTCCCCGCTCGGCGAGCGCCTCGCGGCCTTCTGCACGGGCGCGGGCATCGAGGTGTTCGAGGGCTACGGCCTCACCGAGACCACGGCCGCCGCCACCGTCACCCCGCCGCACCGTCCCCGCCTCGGCACGGTCGGCTGGCCGCTGCCCGGCGGCGCCGTGCGGATCGCGGAGGACGGCGAGGTGCTGCTGCGCGGCGGGCACGTCTTCGCCGGCTACTGGGACGGCGAG
Encoded proteins:
- a CDS encoding AMP-dependent synthetase/ligase → MSVPHSVAPPRVTFVEGVVREASLPPLVPPVSRGSLGDLPFDNAAEAPADPVLSRKQPDGTWRDVSAATFAAEVLATAKGLIAHGLRPGDRLAIMARTRYEWTLLDFAAWAAGLVTVPVYPTSSAAQVRWILHDSGAAACVVEGPEQARLVAAERSALPGLAHLWEFDAGAVPRLMAAGRGLPGTAVTEARATRGPDDIATLIYTSGTTGRPKGCVLTHANFFTEVDNSTELLHPLFKAAGKAPAATLLFLPLSHVFGRTVAVGCMRARVRVGHAPSLRTEDLLADLAGFRPTFLLVIPYVLEKVYNTGRATAEKLGRAASFDRAARVARRWGEAEAARRHGTGPGPGPALRAARALYDPLVYRRIRAALGGEVRYVLSGGSPLGERLAAFCTGAGIEVFEGYGLTETTAAATVTPPHRPRLGTVGWPLPGGAVRIAEDGEVLLRGGHVFAGYWDGELGKAVPAAPGEWFPTGDLGALDADGYLTITGRKKELLVTSGGKNVAPAPLEDRLRAHPLVGQCMVVGDNRPCITALLTLEADGIAHWCRMHGKEGLPPEELVRDGELLAELQTAVDDANALVSRAESIRRFAVLPVDFTEEAGHLTPSMKLKREVIARDFAEEVERLYER
- a CDS encoding TetR/AcrR family transcriptional regulator yields the protein MFVVNAAQTDVLQAQGKPKGRTKRMPREVRERQMLDAAVAVFARRGYRAASMDEIAELAGASKPLVYLYLHSKEDLFSACIRREAEALIAAVQAAVDPGAPADRRLWNGLRGFFAHTAAHPDGWAVLHCQARTHGEPFALEVAALRQRLVDVVTRLITETAEAGGCTEPLPEVEVAGLAHALVGAAESLAGWSNERDGTGSCERQTAETLMNFAWTGLENLRNGRRWAPARS